From the genome of Streptomyces sp. NBC_01304:
GCCCGCCGGCTCGGGGACGAGGGGCGGCTGGAGAGCGGGCGCCGGTTGCTGGCGCTGCGCGATGTCGTACGCGACGCACTGTGCGCGGAGCGCGGCATCGCGCCGGCGGACGCGGCGTTCCTGGCCGAGTGTGCGCTGTCGCTGCTGGGGAGCGTCTCGTACCACCAAGTCACGCCGCCCGGCGGCACGTTGGAGAGGCAGCTGTACGCGCTCGCCGAGCGGGCCGCGAGGACCGTGCTGCCGTCACGGGCGCGGCAGATGACCGTCGTTCCGGGTCCGCGCGATGTCGCGCTCGACCGGTTCGCGCGCCGTGAGCAGCTCATCCTGGTGGCCACGCGGCTGTTCGGCGAGCGCGGCTATGCGGCGGTCGGCATCGAGGAGGTGGCCGCGGCGGCCGGGATCGCCGGGCCCAGCGTCTACCACCACTTCACCGGCAAGGCGGAGCTGCTCGCCGAGATCATCGAACGGGCCGGGCAGTGGATCCGCCTCTACACGACGCGGGCGCTCCTGGAGGGGAGCACGCCCGAGGAGTCGTTGCGGCTGTTGCTGCGCTCGTACGCCGAATTCGCCCTGGACCACGGCGACTTGATCGCGGTGTCAGTGACCGAGGTCATCCATCTGCCGGCGACCGAGGCCGCGAAGTACCGGGCCGTCCAGCGCGACGGCATCCTCGGCTGGGCCGGGCTGTTGCGCGAGGCCGACCCGGCGCTCGGGGCGGACGCGGCACGGGTGACCGTGCAGGCGGTGATCATGATGGTGAACGATGCGGTACGGATCCGTGGCACGCAGGACCCGAGGGGCAAGGCCGCGCTGGTCGACGATCTGGTCTCGGTGGGGGTGCGGGTGCTGCTCCCGGAGGCGGCGGGCCTGCCCTAGATGTTGAACTCCACGATCGCCGCCGAGCCCTTGGCAGAGGCCTCTTCGAAGAAGGTGAGCAGCGTGCCGTAGTGCCACTTCAGATATTCGCACTCGCCGTCCGGGTCGTGCGTCCAGATGTTGGGGTAGACGTTCTGCTCCTGCATGCGGGCCGGGTCGTAATGGGCAGCCAGCTTCTCGAACGGCAACACCTGCAATTTCCTCGCCGCGTCCTGGACCATCTCGGCGGTCCAGCCGGTGAAGAGGAGTTCCTCGTCGATCGGGAGACCGCCCATCTGCAGATCGACCCCCGCCTCCGCGGCATCGAGCAGATATTGGATACCGGCCCACGCCTTCTCGATGAAGCCGTCGGGATTGTCCGGACGGTCCTCGTCCGAATCCAGCTCGTCGAGGAACTCCTCCGCCCATTCGGGATCCTGCAGGGCTCGCGCCAGCTCCTCCGGCGTGACGCAGGTGAAGGAGAGGACCATGCTCATGGGGGATGCCGCCCATCGAAATCGACCGACTGGAACGCGAACTAGTGTTCCACATCGGCGAGTTGAGGTCGCAGGCGCCTCCTAGGGCGTGCGTCGGAAGTCCCGCCGTCCGCCCGGAGGGCGGGCCCTGCGGCGAGAGTGCGTGCCAGGCGTCGCGGGGCAGACGGGACTTCCGACACAGGCCCTAAAGCGTGTTGCACAAGGCTGTGATCTGGGCATCTCCGCTGTATGGCTGGGGTGTTGAGGGCAGAACGGGTGTGGGTGGAGACGTTCACCGGGCTGCGGGTGACGCAGTTTGCGCGGCTGCTGAAGGCGGTGCGCGAGCGCGGCGGCAACGGCACGCTGCAGGGCCGGCCGTGGAGTCTGCCGCTGGCCGAACGGGTGCTGGTGGTGGCGGTGTACTACCGCACGAACCTCACGATGCGGCAGCTGGGACCGCTGTTCGGTATCTCCTCGTCCACGGTCTGCCGGGTGATCCAAAGGCTCGGGCCGCTGCTCGCGCTCGAGCCGGCCTCCCGCCCGGCGGACGCACCGGAGCGACTGTGGATCGTGGACGGAACGTTGATCCCGGTCCGCGACCGGCAGGTCGGTTCCTCCAGCCGCAACTATCGGTTCTCGGCAAACGTGCAGGTCATCGTCGATGCTGACACCCGCCTGGTGATCGCTGCGGCCCGCCCGGTGCCGGGCACCACCGCGGACGCCCACGCCTGGCGGGCCTCCGGCCTCGCCGAGCACTGCCAGGGCGTCACCGTCCTTGGCGACGGCGCCTACACCAACACCGGTCTGGTCATCCCGCACCGCAAACGTCCCCGACGGTCCCTGCTACCGGGCGAAGAAGCGGACAACGCCGCGCACCGCAAGGTCCGCGCCCGCGTGGAGCATGTGATCGGCCGGATGAAGAACTACAAGATCCTCCGCGACTGCCGACAGCGCGGCAACGGCCTCCATCACGCCGTCCAGGCCGTCGCCCACATGCACAACCTCGCCCTCGCATCATGACCAGAAGACCGCGATCACAGGCCCTGACCTGCCCGAACACAGCCTTGTGCAACACGCTTTAGGAAGCAGCCCGCAGAGCCGCCGCCCGCTCGTCCCAGTCGCGACCGGTGCTCCTGCCCCACTTCTCGCGGGCCTCGGCGGGGGTGAGCGTCGCGTCGAGGAGCGGCGGCTCGCCGTACAGCTTCTGCTCCATGACGGGGCGTACGGCCGGGGCGAGCCGGTCCACCATGGCGAGCAGCGCCTTGGGGCGGGCGGAGGCCCTGACCATCGCGCGGGCGGGTGCGCGGACCGCCGCGTCCAGCGCCCTGGGCTGGTCGAAGCCGCCGAGGACGCGCATCCAGCGCGGGATGGTGGCGATGACGGCGGGGGCCATCAGGCGGCTGCCGAGCCAGAGTTGGGTGCCGGCGACGGCGCGCTCCGAGCGCAGGAAGTAGTGGATCAGGGCGCGGGCGTGTTCGGTCATGCACAGGCGCTTGCGGATGTCGGCGTAGTAGTCGCGGACGTCCTCGCGGGAGCGGGGCACCTTGGCCGGGTCGCAGGTCTGCAGCTCGGCGGCGATCGCCGACTCGGCCCAGAAGCGCTCCTGCTCGGCGGGGGTGAGCGGGCCGGGGCCGTAGCGCTCGTACATCAGGAGGTTGGAGTGCCAGCCGGTGACGTGGATCCACAGCTGCGAGTCGGGGTCGTTGGCGCTGTAGGGCTGCTGGGTGACCGGCTCGGTGCCCTGGGCGCGGTCGTGGATGCGCATGAGGACGTCGGAGGCCTTCAGCGCGGTCTTCGAGTCGGCGACGGCCACGGTGAGGAAGTAGGCGAGGGTGTGGTTGAAGCGGCTCTGGGCGTACTCGCGCACCCCGTTCTGGTCCTCGACCGCGGCGGCGAGAAACGGATCGAAGGACTCCACGACGATGGACCGCTGGAAGGCGAGCAGCCCGGTCGGGCCGTACCCCCAGACCTTCCACGTGGGCGAGTCCGGGCCGAAGATTCCCCAGTCCTCGCGGCGCGGCAGGGGCTTGTGGCGGCGTGCTGCGGTGGCGTTCATGGCGAGGCTCCAACCTAATGGCGAGTAACATCTGGCACTCTAAGGCGTTAGAAATCGAGTCAACAAGGGGTCGGCGCGGTCCAGTTGCCGGGCTCGTCCCCGGCACTGCGATCATGGCTCGTCATGGAGCGGAGCAGCAGCGAGCAGCATGAGGGCGGGGCCGGGACCGCGGGCTGGCCGGACCTGCCCGGGGACACCGCGCTGACCATCAACGTCCCCCAGGGCGACGCACTCGTCCGGGCCGGCTTTCCGGCCCATGTGACCGTGCTCTACCCGTTCGTCCACGAGAGCCGCATCGACGCCGACCTCCGAAGAGAGCTGGCCGCCCTGCTGTGCTCGCACGACCCGTTCACGCTCACCTTCGCCGGGTTCGGACGCTGGCCCGGCGTCCTGTACCTCGACCCGTGGCCGCACGACCCGGTCAAGGCGCTCACCAAGGACCTCACCCGGCGCTGGCCCGAAGCCGTGCCGTACCGCGGGATATTCGGCGCCGGGCTCGACCCCCACCTGACCCTCGCCAACAGCGAGGGGCCCGCGACCCAGGACGCGGCCTACGGCGCGCTGCAGACCGAGCTCGCCCCGCTGCTGCCGCTCACCTGCCAGGTCCGCGACGTTCATCTGATCGTCTGGGACGGCGAACGCTGGCAGGACCGGGAGGCGTACCGACTGGGGTCCAATTAAGCCGGTTTTACTCCGCAATCTGTACCTTTGCGCCATGGCTCATCTCGCGCTGCGTCGGCGTCGCGTCATCATTCCGAGGCTGCGCAAGAAGCTGCGCAGCTCGTTCCTCGTCGTGCCGTTCCTCGGCATCGCCTGCGGCTGGTTCCTGGCCAGCGGCGCGGTCTGGGTCGACGAGTTCATCCACGACCTGGACCTGCGGTGGGACGACGTGGACCTGAAGGACCTGTGGTTCCTGCGGGCCACCCAGGACTTCGGCGCGGCCGCCAAGACCGCGGTGGGGACCATGAGTTCGGCCATGCTGACCTTCATCGGTGTGGTCTTCTCCATCACCCTGGTCGCCCTGCAGATGGCGGCCGGCCAGTTCACCCCGCGCGTGGTGCGCATCTACGTCGAGAGCTGGGTCACCAAGACCACCCTCGCCGTGTTCCTGTGCACCTTCCTCTACACGCTGCGGATCCAGAAGGAGTACGCCACCGTCCAGGACGCCGGCCAGGCCGTGGTGCCCTACCTCGGCGCGTCGCTCGGCATGGGCTTCGTGGTGGTCAGCCTGGTCCTTTTCGTGATCTACGTGCACTCCACGATCCGGCTGATGCGGGTCACGTACGTGATGGACCGGGTCGCCAAGGAGAGCCTGCAGCTGATGGAATCGGCGCCCGCCTCGCAGCCCACGACCGGCGCGGCGCCGCTCCCGGACCCCGAGGACGCCGAAACCCTGGCGTACGAGGGGCCACCGGGCGTGCTGCAGGCCGTCGACGCCCGGCGCCTCGTGCGGCTCGCGGAGCGCGACGGTACGCGGCTTCGGCTGGTGCCGCGCGTCGGGGACTTCCTCTCCCCCGGCATCCCGCTCCTGCTCGCCTGCGACGGACCGCCGCCCACCGCGGCCGAGGTCCGGGCGGCCATGGACGTCGGCGTGGAGCGCACCAACGAGCAGGACCTCGGCTTCGGCCTGCGCCAGCTCGCCGACATCGCCTCCCGCGCCCTGTCCCCGGCCGTGAACGACCCGACCACCGCCGTGCAGGCCCTCGACCGCATCCAGGTGCTGCTCGCCGCGCTCGCCCCGCTGCCACTGGGCCGGACCAGGCACCGGGGCGAGGGCGGAGTCGTACGCCTGGTGGAGTCCGTGCCGACCTGGCAGGACCTGGTGGATCTGGCGCTCACCGAGATCAGGGAGTTCGGTGCGGCCTGCCCCCAGGTGACCCGCCGGATCGCGGCCTGCCTGGACGACTTGGAGCAGGTCGCGGCCGACGACCACCGTCCGGTACTGGCCGAGCAGCGGCGGCTCCTCCAGGAGGCGGTGCGCGCGACGGTGCCGGATGCTGATCGTCAGCGGTTCGCGCTCACGCCCGACCGGCAGGGCATCGGCTGAGGCCGGTTACCCTTTCCTCCCCCTGGATTTCCCCTTCACCGATGACTTTGCCCGGGCCGACCGGTCTACCAGAGCACCACACAGCATCGAAAGGACCTCCTGCCATGACCTCACCCGTGAAGGGCCCCGCCGCCTACTTCCCCTCCATCGAGAAGAAGTACGGCCGCCCGATCGAGGAGTGGAAGTCCCTCATCCGCGCCTCCGACCTGACCAAGCACATGGAGCTCGTCTCCTGGCTCAAGGCCGAGCACGGCCTGGGCCACGGCCACGCCAACGCCCTCGTCGCGCACACGCTCGCGGAGGACAGCGGCAAGTAACGGCTCAACTTCCCCTGTCCGGCGGCGCGTTGCGCACGCAAGACTCCTCCTGGCGCACTTCCCCCATGCCCCCCAGGAGGACCGTCGCCCACCCCGGACTTCTCCCGACGCCGGTTTCCTGCCGAGCGCCGCCGGATCCGCGGCCGCCGCGACCAACGGTGCCGCGCCCCTCGCCCCGTCCGGGGATCGCCTCGTCGCCGAAGTGCAGGGCGTGGGCGTGCGGGCGTCGGCTGCGGCAGGGAGGTTGCTGCGAGCAGGCCGAGCAGGGCGCCCGGGAGCGGGTCCCGCCTCCGCGCCACCCCGACCTCAGGCCAGCAACTCCCTTGCGTACAACGCGTATACGGCGGCGGCACGGCGCATCGCGGCCTCGTCGACGTACTCGTCCGGGCCGTGCGACACATCGAGGCGCCCCGCCCCGTACCCGAACGCCGGGATGCCGAGCTGGGCGTACCAGCGGGTCTCCAGGATGCCCGCGCACAGCGCGAACCGGGCCGGGGACTCCTCTACCGCGCCGACGACACGGGCCAGGGCGGCCGCCGCCGGGTGGGACGGGGCGGTGCCTGCGGCGGGCTGCAGTTGGGTCACCTCGACCGAGACGTGCGCGCCGACCTCCGCGGCCGCCGCGTCGATGAGGGCCGTCAGGCGTTTGAGCTCGGCGTCCAGGTCCTCCTCGGGGTTGTAGCGGCCGTCCACGGTGAAGTGCGCCGAGCCGGGCACGACGTTGAAGTTGGAGCCGCCGCCAAAGAGCCCGCCGACGACGAGCATCGTGCCCGGTGCGTCACCCTCGGCGAGCGGGTGGGCGGTGTGCCGCCCAGCCATCTCGGCGGCGTACGCCTCGACGGGGCGGGCCACGTGCAGCAGGTGCTGGAAGGCGTTCACGCCCAGGTGCGCCTGACCGACGTGCGCCTCGCGGCCCCGGATGTCGACGCGCAGGGAGACCGCGCCGCGGGCGGCGTTCCAGATGCTGCCGCCGCTCGGCTCGGCCGTGACCATGGCTCGGGCCCTTCGGTCGATCAGGCCCGCCGACCGCAGGTGTCCTGCGCCCAGGACGCTGCCGGTCTCCTCGTCGGGGACCAGGTGCAGCACGATCCGGCCGCCGTCGAGCAGGCCAAGTTCCCGGGCGGCCGCGGCGCCGTACAGCATGCTGACGATGCCGCCCTTCATGTCCGCCGTGCCCCTGCCGACGATCCGGCCGTCGCGGCGCTCGGCGGTGAACTGGCGGCGGTGCTGCGCCGGTACGACGTCGAAGTGGCCGTGGAAATAGATCAGTTCCGCCCCGTCGCCAGCGCTCCCGCGGACGATGCACGGGTCCTCCAGCGCGCCGGACGGGTCGGTGATCTCGATGATCTCGGGGCCGAGCCCCAGCGCCTCCATGGCTTCCCGCAGCACCTGCGCGCACCGGCCGAGGGCCCGGCCCGGCGGGTTCTCACTGTCCACGGCCACGAGCCGCATGAGCAGTGCGGCCATGTCGTCGGCCCGCGGCTCGAGCCAGGCCCGGACCTCGGCAAGGTGTGTCCGTGCGGCGTGCTCCGTCACTGCCTTCACCTCTCGTCGGCGCGGCAACAGGGGGCTTCCCGTGCCCGGTCGGCCGATCACAATGGATGCGTTCCGATCCCCGCGGATGCGTTCCGAACCCCGCACACATCAGGAGGAGTACGCCCATGGCCGCCCCTGCAGATGCGAGCAACCCTACGCCGACGCGTGTCTATGTCGACATGGTGGGAGATCTCTTCCACCCGGGGCACGTGGCCCTCCTCAAGGCCGCGCGTGCCTTCGGCGACCACCTGGTCGTGGGGGTGCTCTCGGACGAGGTGGCGTCCTCCTACAAGCGACGGCCCATCATGAGCCTGGCCGAGCGGGTCACCGTGATCGAGGCCTGCCGGTACGTCGATGCCGTCGTGCCGGACGCTCCGTTCCGGGTCACCACCGAGTTCCTGGACGCGCACGGCATCGCGGTGGTCGTCCACGGCGACGACGTCTCACCGGACGGGATCGAGGCGGCCTTCGGCCCGGTGGCCGCAGCGGGAAGACTGCGGCTCGTGCGCTACACGGCGGGCGTCTCCACGACGGACCTCATTCGGAGGTGCCGGGCGCGACGGGAGTAGGTCGCGGTGGGTCCGCGCCCCGAAGGGGCGCGGGGCTGTGACACTGTGCGGCTTCGCCGCGTGGGCGCGACCAGCCCCCACCGACCCGCGGTCAACGCACCCACCCGCCACCGGCCCGCGGTCAACGCACCCGCCCCCAGCGGAGCGCTCAGCGCCGACCCCGCGCCCCGTCGACCAGCGCCCGCAGCACCGCGAGCCGGTGGGCGCGCAGCCGATCACCGGCCCTGGTGCCGTCCCCCGATCGCAGCGCGCGGCGGGCCGCGTGGGCGGCGAGCACTGCGAGGATCAGCCGGACCAGGGCACTGCTGACGGCCACTCCGGCCACCGCCCAAGCTGCCGCGCCCATGTTGACGGTGAGCATCACCGGTCACCCCTTCGCTCGTCGCGAGACCATGGGCCACGGGTCTATCCCGGCATCCGGCGCTCGCGCGTCCCTCCAACTGCGCGGAACCGCCGACTTACGAGATGCCCCCTCGGGAAGGCCCCTGGAGAAGGCCCCACTCCGCACAGCTGCGGGGAGGTTGTGGCCGCCGCACGGGGGGACCATGGGCGGATGGACGACATCGACGAGCCGCGCGTCCCCAAGGGGAAGAAGAGCCTGCCGTTCCCGTACAACCAGGACCTGTCCACGGTTCTGCGCCACCTCAACCGCCGTACTCCCTGGGGACGCAGACAGCTGGCCAACAACAAGATCACGGCCGCGCTGCTCAGAGCCGGCATGCGGCTGCTGCACCGCCACCTCGGCCCCGGCGCCCGCTACCCCGTGACCAGTGAGCGGCTGCTGCTCGGTCCGCTCTCCCTGGGCAGCGTGGCCGACGAGTTCGCCCAGAACGATCCCCCCTTCGCGTGCGTCGGCCACGGCAAGTCGCTGTTGCGGGACCGCTGGCAGCCGTACTCGAACTTCGTCACGGACCTGATCAACTTCGCGGTGTGGGAGGAGAATTACCGGCCGCAGTACCGGATCCGGCGCGCCGCCAACACCAAGGAGCTGGTGCACGGCAGCGACTTCGTGGGGGCCGTGCACGACATCGCGTACCAGACCACCGCCGAAGGCGTCGAGCTGCCGTCGGTCCGGCTCAGCCTCGCCCTCATGCCGACTGCCGACGGGGACGACGAGATCGGGCGGATCATCTCCGGCGTGTACGCGGACTACCTCGGCTCCTGGAAGGAGCTGTACGCCGCCGTCATCCGCGAGCGGGGACTGCGGCTGCGCGCGGGGCTGACCCTCGACGACCTGGCGAACGCGCTGTCCGTGGCCACGGACGGCACGATCATGCGGGCCATCGGCGACCCCGGTGCGGGCGTCGTCGACGACGCCCGGCGCCGCTCGCTGATGGGCACGGTCGCGCTGGCCGTGATCCACGCCTTTCTGGAGCCGGCCGAGGACGCGAGCGGGCTCACCCTGGAGCAGGCGGTGGCGGCGCGCTTCGACCGCCGCACACCATGAACCTCTCCGCGTCGTCGGGCCGGGGCCTCAACCGCCGGTCGGCTTGCGGTCCTTCGGGGTGAGCACGTCCACCGGCCCGCGGTCGCGCCGGCGCGGCCCCGACCAGGGGGCCGGGACGGCGTCGATGCGCAGGGCGAGGGCGTACACGATCGCCTCGTAGTTCACCCGCCAGCCGCGAAAGTGCGGCCACGCCTCCTCGGGGCCGCGCTCCATCGGAACCTCGCGCAGCCGCATCCGCTCGACGGCCTCCACGAACTCCGCATAGGTGAGGTCGATCGGGCCGTCCGGGGACGGATCGGGGTCGTACGCGATGCCCTCCTCGCGCGCCAGGTCGCGCAGGCACGTGAAGCCCGCGCGCAGGGTGAGCCGGATCTGGGTCTGCGGGAGCGAGGGGTTGAGGGCCAGATGGAGCGCGCCCGCGTCGAGGACGGCGAGCAGGGCGATCAGCCAGCTCCGCTCCCAGCTGGGCGAGCGGAAGTGGATGAGGACCGGGTAGTTGGTGTGGCTCTCGCCGACCTCGGCGGACCAGCTCTCCCAGGCCCGGAAGATGCCGGGCAGGGCGTCCTCCAGGTCCACCTGGGCGTGCCTGACCAGGAGTTGGGGCCCCCAGGCAGGTACCCCGCCACGGATCCGGAGCAGACTCACCTCGGCCTCGCGGCGCGCGTACGCGGCGTACAGGGTGGGCAGATAGCCGATCTGCAGCCCGATCACGATGGGCCCGGTGGCCGCCGCGCAGAAGTCGACGACCGTCAGCTTGGTCCGCTCGTCGCTGGCGAAGCCCAGGGTGAACACCGACGAGCCGGCCTCCCGCAGCGCGGCGCTGAGCGGCAGTCGCGACGCGGCGAACTCCAGGAGCCCGTACCCGATCAGGAACAGCCCCAGCCAGATCACCAGCAGGAGCAGGATGGAGATGGGGGCGGCCGGGGCAAGCACCCGGTCCTTGAGCCGTTCGCTGGGCATCCGGTCGGCGAGGAACTGGTAGCAGCCGCGCACCAGGGCCCGCACCGTGCGCGGCAGCCAGGTGCGCAGGGCGCGCGGGGTGACCAGGGTCTGGGTCACCGACACGAAGGTGGCCAGGACGACCGCGAGGCCCGCGATCCCAGCGAACAGCCGCACGCCGCACCCTCTCGTCGTCGCCGGTGTCGCCGGTGCCCGTTCGCCTCCGGCTCCTGGGACGAGCAAGCCATGGACGCGGGTCGGCCGCCAATCGGGGGCGGCCTCGCGGCGTAGTCGCGGCCGCGAAGGGTGGGGGTGCGCTTACGACGACGGCGCGGCGAATTCCGTGGTCACGAAGGAGGCCCGGTCGCGGGACGTCGTGCCCTCAGTGATCCACCAGTACGTGGGGTACTCCCCGTAGAGGGCGAACAGGCCGTCCGGCGCCCAGTGCAGGATGAGCTCATCCTTGCCGTCGGCGTCGAAGTCGGCGGCCCCGGCCGGGCGGGCGTGCCGGGTGCGGGCGGGCGTCTTCTTGCCGTCCACCTTCGCGGGGCCCTCGCGCAGCACCTGGGTACGCCGGTCACCGTCGCCGCCGGTGTCGGTGTCGGTGTCGGTGTCGGTATCGGTGTCGGTATCGGTGTCGGAGTCGGTATCGGTGTCGGTATCGGTGTCGGTGTCGGTGTCGATCAGGGTGGCTCCTTCGTACGTGGCCACCAGGAGGCCGTCGCGGCCGTCGCCGTCCGGGTCGGCGGCCACGAAGCCGCCGGGCCCGTAGTCGTTGGCCGCGCCCTTGGGCGGCTCGGGCAGCCGGTGGCTGACCGGGGTGCCGCCCTTTCCCGGGTAGACGGCGAGCGAGCCGTTGATGTCGGCGGGCTCCGTCTCGTAGCCGGGCTCGTCGTTGCGGCTGCCGCTGTCCCCGACGGCCACGTCGCGCAGCCCGTCGCCGTCGAAGTCGCCGAAGGCGTGGGCGTTCCCGGCTCGCAGCCGTTGGCCGTTCGGGGACAGGCCGCTCCCGCGATGGGCCCGGTAGAGGGTGTTGCCGTCCTGTCCGCCGTCGCCGTCGTCGTGGACAAGCAGAGAGGTCGGCCGTGGTGTGCCGGTCGGGTCGATGTCGTCGACCACCAGGCTCTGGTGATTCTCGACGGGCAGCGTGGCGTCGCTGCGCGCCGGCGCGCCGGACCGGCTGAACGGGCCGTACAGGACCATCAGGGACGACTCGTTCGCCGCGATTCCGGCGAGGTCGTGGTGCCCGTCGCCGTCGAAGTCGCCGCGCACCAGCTGGGTCAGGCCCAGCTTCGCCACGGCCGGCGGCAAGGGCACCGGGGTCGCCCGGCCGGCCTTTCCGGGCCCGTCGGGTCCGCCCCAGACCACGTACGGGAGGGAGCGGGGGGCCACCATGTTCGCGTCCTCGATCCGCTCGCCCGCGACCGTCGTGACGAA
Proteins encoded in this window:
- a CDS encoding M20/M25/M40 family metallo-hydrolase, whose protein sequence is MTEHAARTHLAEVRAWLEPRADDMAALLMRLVAVDSENPPGRALGRCAQVLREAMEALGLGPEIIEITDPSGALEDPCIVRGSAGDGAELIYFHGHFDVVPAQHRRQFTAERRDGRIVGRGTADMKGGIVSMLYGAAAARELGLLDGGRIVLHLVPDEETGSVLGAGHLRSAGLIDRRARAMVTAEPSGGSIWNAARGAVSLRVDIRGREAHVGQAHLGVNAFQHLLHVARPVEAYAAEMAGRHTAHPLAEGDAPGTMLVVGGLFGGGSNFNVVPGSAHFTVDGRYNPEEDLDAELKRLTALIDAAAAEVGAHVSVEVTQLQPAAGTAPSHPAAAALARVVGAVEESPARFALCAGILETRWYAQLGIPAFGYGAGRLDVSHGPDEYVDEAAMRRAAAVYALYARELLA
- a CDS encoding YfbM family protein, which translates into the protein MSMVLSFTCVTPEELARALQDPEWAEEFLDELDSDEDRPDNPDGFIEKAWAGIQYLLDAAEAGVDLQMGGLPIDEELLFTGWTAEMVQDAARKLQVLPFEKLAAHYDPARMQEQNVYPNIWTHDPDGECEYLKWHYGTLLTFFEEASAKGSAAIVEFNI
- a CDS encoding oxygenase MpaB family protein, encoding MNATAARRHKPLPRREDWGIFGPDSPTWKVWGYGPTGLLAFQRSIVVESFDPFLAAAVEDQNGVREYAQSRFNHTLAYFLTVAVADSKTALKASDVLMRIHDRAQGTEPVTQQPYSANDPDSQLWIHVTGWHSNLLMYERYGPGPLTPAEQERFWAESAIAAELQTCDPAKVPRSREDVRDYYADIRKRLCMTEHARALIHYFLRSERAVAGTQLWLGSRLMAPAVIATIPRWMRVLGGFDQPRALDAAVRAPARAMVRASARPKALLAMVDRLAPAVRPVMEQKLYGEPPLLDATLTPAEAREKWGRSTGRDWDERAAALRAAS
- a CDS encoding DUF2254 domain-containing protein, which produces MAHLALRRRRVIIPRLRKKLRSSFLVVPFLGIACGWFLASGAVWVDEFIHDLDLRWDDVDLKDLWFLRATQDFGAAAKTAVGTMSSAMLTFIGVVFSITLVALQMAAGQFTPRVVRIYVESWVTKTTLAVFLCTFLYTLRIQKEYATVQDAGQAVVPYLGASLGMGFVVVSLVLFVIYVHSTIRLMRVTYVMDRVAKESLQLMESAPASQPTTGAAPLPDPEDAETLAYEGPPGVLQAVDARRLVRLAERDGTRLRLVPRVGDFLSPGIPLLLACDGPPPTAAEVRAAMDVGVERTNEQDLGFGLRQLADIASRALSPAVNDPTTAVQALDRIQVLLAALAPLPLGRTRHRGEGGVVRLVESVPTWQDLVDLALTEIREFGAACPQVTRRIAACLDDLEQVAADDHRPVLAEQRRLLQEAVRATVPDADRQRFALTPDRQGIG
- a CDS encoding TetR/AcrR family transcriptional regulator: MAGTERRDVGGRGRDAVRVRPRNRKQLILEAAAARFLRQGYAGTAMTDIAADLGVTSTSLYRHFPGKRALLGAVLTAAMDVVSAAADEARPDGFDAILRALAAQALRHRGHPALWQREARRLGDEGRLESGRRLLALRDVVRDALCAERGIAPADAAFLAECALSLLGSVSYHQVTPPGGTLERQLYALAERAARTVLPSRARQMTVVPGPRDVALDRFARREQLILVATRLFGERGYAAVGIEEVAAAAGIAGPSVYHHFTGKAELLAEIIERAGQWIRLYTTRALLEGSTPEESLRLLLRSYAEFALDHGDLIAVSVTEVIHLPATEAAKYRAVQRDGILGWAGLLREADPALGADAARVTVQAVIMMVNDAVRIRGTQDPRGKAALVDDLVSVGVRVLLPEAAGLP
- a CDS encoding transposase family protein, with amino-acid sequence MAGVLRAERVWVETFTGLRVTQFARLLKAVRERGGNGTLQGRPWSLPLAERVLVVAVYYRTNLTMRQLGPLFGISSSTVCRVIQRLGPLLALEPASRPADAPERLWIVDGTLIPVRDRQVGSSSRNYRFSANVQVIVDADTRLVIAAARPVPGTTADAHAWRASGLAEHCQGVTVLGDGAYTNTGLVIPHRKRPRRSLLPGEEADNAAHRKVRARVEHVIGRMKNYKILRDCRQRGNGLHHAVQAVAHMHNLALAS
- a CDS encoding 2'-5' RNA ligase family protein, whose translation is MERSSSEQHEGGAGTAGWPDLPGDTALTINVPQGDALVRAGFPAHVTVLYPFVHESRIDADLRRELAALLCSHDPFTLTFAGFGRWPGVLYLDPWPHDPVKALTKDLTRRWPEAVPYRGIFGAGLDPHLTLANSEGPATQDAAYGALQTELAPLLPLTCQVRDVHLIVWDGERWQDREAYRLGSN
- a CDS encoding DUF4287 domain-containing protein, coding for MTSPVKGPAAYFPSIEKKYGRPIEEWKSLIRASDLTKHMELVSWLKAEHGLGHGHANALVAHTLAEDSGK
- a CDS encoding adenylyltransferase/cytidyltransferase family protein, which encodes MAAPADASNPTPTRVYVDMVGDLFHPGHVALLKAARAFGDHLVVGVLSDEVASSYKRRPIMSLAERVTVIEACRYVDAVVPDAPFRVTTEFLDAHGIAVVVHGDDVSPDGIEAAFGPVAAAGRLRLVRYTAGVSTTDLIRRCRARRE
- a CDS encoding FG-GAP repeat domain-containing protein, translated to MTPRAAAPARTAGALCLTLAVLAGCGSGNAGGTPSPSDDRASAGVPSAPAESRAPVPGKGSKDPDDINGDGHRDLVVPACAGGCDPEKSVPRDERLAVVHGSAKGLDPATRTVYGRGDLRLPREEQGTGGPDHLNTRQVTVADLDGDGFPDFVTTVAGERIEDANMVAPRSLPYVVWGGPDGPGKAGRATPVPLPPAVAKLGLTQLVRGDFDGDGHHDLAGIAANESSLMVLYGPFSRSGAPARSDATLPVENHQSLVVDDIDPTGTPRPTSLLVHDDGDGGQDGNTLYRAHRGSGLSPNGQRLRAGNAHAFGDFDGDGLRDVAVGDSGSRNDEPGYETEPADINGSLAVYPGKGGTPVSHRLPEPPKGAANDYGPGGFVAADPDGDGRDGLLVATYEGATLIDTDTDTDTDTDTDSDTDTDTDTDTDTDTDTGGDGDRRTQVLREGPAKVDGKKTPARTRHARPAGAADFDADGKDELILHWAPDGLFALYGEYPTYWWITEGTTSRDRASFVTTEFAAPSS